A portion of the Streptomyces erythrochromogenes genome contains these proteins:
- a CDS encoding O-antigen ligase family protein, which yields MSLAAPGHWVRPDVPGMLRRHWPLLPLAATVLFLLAPLPAGDATASGKVGPADAASLLLVLVCAVQALRGRVRALTPLGVLLLGAPAVGLAVATVTAGDPYAALPGFVRYLQVFVLVPAAVVLLVRDAREFRLAAGCFVVLALVQGAVGVVQYATHTGASYQGEDIRAVGTFGPGDVMGMATVVAYGLIVATAAALAPGLPPRLRRIAAGCALVLVLPLVLSFSRGAWIATLGAALLVMALAGIRRALTVLAALAAAGVVLVGGLGVGSEMVAERLTSITQVSSAPDQSVTDRYTMWAAAESMWRERPAAGVGLKGFPAHRDGHASLGLSSGSDTAGAGQAYIRQPLLSPHNMYLLILSEQGLIGLVALAGGWAALLVVGLRRLTSGAGARVRDCGLIATGLFVWQLTDFLYADIGGPSTVLTGVIIGLAAWWALPSPGGADPLRAAGPLRGAVAAPGAIPGPADARGRAPGSTGGPIGAGTGARGPVPESSSGR from the coding sequence ATGAGCCTCGCCGCCCCCGGGCACTGGGTCCGGCCGGACGTGCCGGGCATGCTGCGCCGGCACTGGCCGCTGCTGCCGCTCGCCGCGACCGTGCTGTTCCTGCTCGCCCCGCTCCCGGCCGGGGACGCTACCGCCTCCGGCAAGGTCGGCCCGGCCGACGCCGCCTCGCTGCTGCTGGTCCTCGTCTGCGCCGTGCAGGCGCTGCGCGGCCGGGTGCGGGCGCTGACCCCGCTCGGCGTCCTTCTCCTCGGCGCGCCCGCCGTCGGCCTCGCGGTCGCGACGGTGACCGCGGGGGACCCGTACGCCGCCCTGCCGGGCTTCGTCCGCTACCTCCAGGTCTTCGTGCTGGTCCCGGCGGCCGTGGTGCTGTTGGTGCGCGACGCGCGGGAGTTCCGGCTCGCGGCCGGCTGCTTCGTGGTCCTGGCGCTGGTGCAGGGCGCGGTGGGGGTCGTGCAGTACGCGACCCACACCGGCGCCTCCTACCAGGGCGAGGACATCCGGGCGGTGGGCACCTTCGGCCCCGGCGACGTGATGGGCATGGCCACGGTCGTCGCCTACGGGCTGATCGTCGCGACCGCGGCCGCGCTCGCCCCCGGACTGCCGCCGCGCCTGCGCCGGATCGCCGCGGGCTGCGCCCTGGTGCTGGTCCTGCCGCTCGTCCTCTCCTTCAGCCGCGGCGCCTGGATCGCCACCCTCGGCGCGGCCCTGCTGGTGATGGCGCTGGCCGGGATCCGGCGGGCGCTCACGGTGCTCGCCGCGCTGGCCGCGGCCGGGGTGGTCCTGGTGGGCGGGCTCGGCGTCGGCTCCGAGATGGTCGCCGAGCGGCTCACCTCCATCACCCAGGTCTCCAGCGCCCCCGACCAGTCGGTGACCGACCGCTACACGATGTGGGCCGCCGCCGAGTCGATGTGGCGCGAGCGGCCGGCGGCGGGCGTGGGCCTCAAGGGCTTCCCCGCCCACCGCGACGGACACGCCTCGCTCGGGCTCTCCTCCGGCAGCGACACCGCCGGCGCGGGCCAGGCGTACATCCGCCAGCCGCTGCTCTCCCCGCACAACATGTACCTGCTGATCCTGAGCGAGCAGGGACTGATCGGACTGGTCGCGCTGGCGGGCGGCTGGGCGGCCCTGCTGGTCGTGGGACTGCGGCGGCTCACCTCCGGCGCGGGGGCGCGGGTGCGGGACTGCGGGCTGATCGCGACCGGGCTGTTCGTGTGGCAGCTGACCGACTTCCTCTACGCGGACATCGGCGGCCCGTCCACCGTCCTGACCGGCGTGATCATCGGCCTGGCGGCCTGGTGGGCGCTTCCCTCCCCCGGCGGTGCGGATCCGCTGCGCGCCGCCGGTCCGCTGCGCGGTGCGGTCGCCGCTCCCGGGGCCATCCCCGGGCCGGCGGACGCCCGGGGGCGGGCGCCCGGAAGCACCGGCGGCCCCATCGGCGCGGGCACCGGGGCACGGGGCCCGGTTCCCGAGAGTTCGAGCGGCCGGTGA
- a CDS encoding sugar transferase: MTMDSAPARHTGQGGTGPGGSAFAPAPHAAARRSATAIHPPRGPRVDQARSAVRPHRVRRRSRVLPLLTADALAAVLTAATLPGPALPVLAAAPAVAALPALLVALHAQAGLYRPRLAPSALLELPALVGRSAVLWCAAAAVAAAFDPARAMGWSALLTAVCLQAVLVCAGRGVVNQLHRRAAVRRPASALVVGPGAGASAVAAALHGRPEFGLRPVGLADTAAPAEGDTGPLPLLSTHEDIRRAVIQNTVRHAVFTRPPEADERTASLVRLFHDHGCRLWLADPAGTAKVTGMRLAHPADQLWGYAVQPLLPRPARPLERWAKRVIDSALALVALVGAAPVMLLCAAAVRLWDGPGVIFRQERVGLYGRPFTLLKFRTLRADAHEAATRWTVAGDRGMSPVGSFLRKSSLDELPQLWNVVRGDMSLVGPRPERPFFVAKFSTVHPGYEARHRMPVGITGLAQINGLRGDTSIEDRARFDNHYIDTWSLWQDLWILARTAASFFRFRLGGS; the protein is encoded by the coding sequence ATGACGATGGACAGCGCACCCGCCCGGCACACCGGGCAGGGCGGCACAGGGCCCGGCGGCAGCGCCTTCGCGCCCGCGCCCCACGCAGCAGCCCGCCGTTCCGCAACCGCCATCCATCCGCCGCGCGGGCCCCGGGTCGACCAGGCCCGGTCCGCCGTACGCCCGCACCGCGTCCGCCGCCGCAGCCGGGTGCTCCCCCTGCTCACCGCCGACGCGCTGGCCGCCGTACTCACCGCGGCCACCCTGCCCGGACCGGCGCTGCCCGTCCTGGCGGCCGCGCCGGCCGTCGCCGCGCTGCCCGCCCTGCTCGTCGCCCTGCACGCGCAGGCGGGCCTGTACCGGCCGCGCCTCGCCCCCTCCGCCCTCCTCGAACTGCCCGCACTGGTGGGGCGCTCCGCCGTCCTGTGGTGCGCGGCCGCCGCCGTCGCGGCCGCCTTCGACCCCGCGCGCGCCATGGGCTGGAGCGCGCTGCTCACCGCCGTGTGCCTGCAGGCCGTACTGGTCTGCGCGGGCCGCGGCGTCGTCAACCAGCTGCACCGCCGCGCCGCCGTACGCCGGCCCGCCTCCGCCCTCGTGGTCGGACCCGGCGCCGGGGCGAGCGCGGTGGCCGCCGCCCTGCACGGCCGCCCCGAGTTCGGCCTGCGCCCGGTCGGGCTCGCCGACACCGCGGCCCCCGCCGAGGGGGACACCGGGCCCCTCCCGCTCCTGTCCACCCACGAGGACATCCGGCGCGCGGTCATCCAGAACACCGTCCGGCACGCGGTGTTCACCCGCCCGCCCGAGGCCGACGAGCGCACCGCATCCCTGGTCCGGCTCTTCCACGACCACGGCTGCCGGCTGTGGCTCGCGGACCCGGCCGGCACCGCCAAGGTCACCGGCATGCGGCTGGCCCACCCCGCCGACCAGCTGTGGGGATACGCCGTGCAGCCGCTGCTGCCGCGCCCGGCCCGGCCGCTGGAGCGCTGGGCCAAGCGGGTCATCGACTCCGCGCTCGCCCTGGTCGCCCTGGTGGGCGCCGCGCCCGTGATGCTGCTCTGCGCGGCGGCCGTACGCCTCTGGGACGGACCCGGGGTGATCTTCCGTCAGGAGCGGGTCGGCCTCTACGGGCGCCCCTTCACCCTGCTGAAGTTCCGCACTCTGCGCGCCGACGCGCACGAGGCCGCCACCCGCTGGACGGTCGCGGGCGACCGCGGCATGAGCCCGGTCGGCTCCTTCCTGCGCAAGTCCTCCCTCGACGAACTGCCCCAGCTGTGGAACGTCGTACGGGGCGACATGAGCCTGGTCGGCCCCCGCCCCGAACGGCCCTTCTTCGTGGCGAAGTTCTCCACCGTGCACCCCGGCTACGAGGCCCGCCACCGGATGCCCGTCGGCATCACCGGCCTCGCCCAGATCAACGGCCTGCGCGGGGACACCTCCATCGAGGACCGGGCCCGCTTCGACAACCACTACATCGACACCTGGTCGCTGTGGCAGGACCTGTGGATCCTCGCCCGCACCGCGGCCTCCTTCTTCCGCTTCCGGCTGGGGGGCAGCTGA